In a genomic window of Gossypium arboreum isolate Shixiya-1 chromosome 9, ASM2569848v2, whole genome shotgun sequence:
- the LOC108455837 gene encoding heat stress transcription factor A-3, with the protein MNPDEEKRSQNALPNPPQTSPFSSSLMELETFSCGVPQPLEILQGNPVPPFLSKTFDLVEDTSLDPIISWGPTGESFVVWDPVEFSKFILPRNFKHNNFSSFVRQLNTYVGLICKLEPFREQSRFSHLFLNHLVYCFQGFRKIDTDKWEFANEAFQRGKRYLLKNIQRRKSPQSQQFGNYFGSSTEAGRSGVEGEIERLRKEKSMLMQEVVELQQEQQGTARHVEVVNQRLQSAEQRQKQMVSFLAKLFQNPAFLARLRQKKEQGEISSSRMRRKFVKHQLVELIDSETPAEGQIVKYSKLDWRDIAISPSAPDIIPTSVEQSPDYLPKGVAETDLGSEGFPFPVDDEVVVSDELATAHGFLGTPELVGEGSSGTGIQDLKGKNVIGSEQVVNPGYFISSPEDLVKQKSTPYFSSPISESVSKQDVWSMDFDATVGMPSSRNELWGNLETYDIPELGVTGELSDVWDLGFLQAAEDSGADKWPTEGYPFDNPHTENQGGQSEANRSKKMDP; encoded by the exons ATGAATCCAGACGAAGAAAAACGCTCTCAGAATGCCCTTCCAAACCCACCCCAAACGTCGCCCTTCTCTTCCTCATTAATGGAACTGGAAACGTTTTCATGTGGCGTGCCTCAGCCTTTGGAAATTCTTCAGGGGAATCCAGTGCCGCCATTTTTGTCGAAAACGTTCGATTTGGTGGAGGACACGTCGTTGGATCCGATCATCTCTTGGGGTCCGACGGGAGAGAGCTTCGTGGTTTGGGACCCGGTCGAATtctctaagttcatacttcctcgGAATTTCAAGCACAACAATTTCTCCAGCTTTGTTCGTCAGCTCAATACTTATGTGG GTTTAATCTGTAAACTGGAACCT TTTCGTGAACAATCCCGTTTCTCCCATTTATTCTTGAATCATCTTGTGTACTGTTTTCAGGGATTTCGCAAAATCGATACTGATAAGTGGGAATTTGCAAACGAGGCTTTTCAGCGAGGGAAGAGGTATCTTTTGAAGAATATTCAGAGGCGTAAGTCGCCTCAATCGCAACAGTTTGGTAACTATTTTGGATCTTCTACTGAAGCAGGGAGGTCTGGAGTGGAAGGTGAAATAGAAAGGTTGAGGAAGGAGAAGAGCATGTTAATGCAGGAAGTAGTGGAACTGCAGCAGGAGCAGCAGGGTACGGCTCGGCATGTCGAAGTAGTGAATCAGAGGCTTCAATCAGCTGAACAAAGGCAGAAGCAAATGGTTTCTTTCTTAGCCAAGTTATTCCAGAATCCGGCTTTCTTGGCACGCCTTAGACAAAAAAAGGAACAGGGAGAAATCAGTTCTTCGAGGATGCGGAGGAAGTTTGTCAAGCACCAGCTGGTTGAATTGATCGATTCAGAAACACCTGCTGAAGGCCAGATTGTGAAGTACTCCAAACTTGATTGGAGAGACATCGCTATATCCCCTTCAGCCCCAGATATAATTCCAACTTCTGTTGAACAATCTCCAGATTATCTACCCAAGGGAGTAGCAGAAACCGATTTAGGTTCTGAAGGCTTTCCATTTCCAGTTGATGATGAAGTAGTTGTATCTGATGAGTTGGCAACTGCACATGGATTTCTTGGAACCCCAGAGCTGGTAGGAGAAGGTTCATCAGGCACGGGAATCCAAGATCTGAAAGGGAAGAATGTAATCGGTTCGGAACAAGTGGTTAATCCAGGGTATTTTATATCTTCCCCAGAGGATTTAGTGAAGCAGAAAAGCACCCCATATTTCTCATCTCCTATCAGTGAGAGCGTTTCTAAACAAGATGTATGGAGCATGGATTTTGATGCTACTGTTGGTATGCCTAGTTCTAGGAACGAGTTATGGGGTAATCTTGAAACCTATGACATTCCCGAGTTGGGGGTAACTGGTGAGTTATCTGATGTCTGGGATCTGGGGTTTTTGCAAGCAGCAGAAGATTCAGGTGCTGATAAATGGCCGACTGAGGGATATCCTTTCGACAATCCCCATACTGAGAATCAAGGTGGCCAGTCAGAAGCTAATAGGTCTAAGAAAATGGATCCATAA
- the LOC108454095 gene encoding chromatin structure-remodeling complex protein BSH-like isoform X2: MKSPASASWKAPLKFRMPTAENLIPIRLDIEVDGQPYKDAFTWNPYDPDSEVVMFAKRTVKDLKLAPGFLPQIVQSIQSQLATFQSYEGQDMYVGDQIIPIKDLNNFDSDPEEFARTLCKDLGIEDPEVEPAIAFAIREQLYEIAIQNVTTARENRISKKGRRAAEHFTPSKASGAALDLTKLFSFRSSVVWKRKDWDYYKPVLDLLSNEDVDALKAKEERSGWLDIEVDGQRYKDAFTWKPYDPDSEVVMFAKKDCKRLEACQRTTILYINLLLYPLPLLGSVGSSFTLSDRSRFLSLYMSPIFEICGFIFYMVSAAFVCCCWFFLFNHE; encoded by the exons ATGAAATCGCCGGCGTCAGCTTCATGGAAAGCCCCTCTAAAGTTCAGGAT GCCGACAGCTGAAAATTTAATACCCATTAGGCTTGACATAGAAGTCGATGGACAGCCCTATAAAGATGCTTTCACTTGGAACCCTTATG ATCCGGATTCAGAGGTGGTGATGTTTGCAAAAAGGACTGTAAAAGACTTGAAGCTTGCCCCTGGTTTCCTTCCGCAAATTGTTCAATCCATTCAG TCACAGCTTGCCACCTTTCAATCATATGAAGGTCAAGACATGTACGTTGGTGACCAGATCATTCCAATTAAG GACTTGAACAACTTTGATAGTGATCCTGAAGAATTTGCTAGAACTCTCTGCAAAGATTTAGGCATTGAAGACCCTGAAGTTGAG CCTGCAATTGCCTTTGCAATTAGGGAGCAACTTTATGAG ATTGCAATTCAAAATGTAACTACAGCAAGGGAGAACAGAATAAGCAAAAAGGGTCGTCGGGCTGCTGAACATTTCACTCCCAG TAAAGCTAGTGGTGCTGCACTGGACTTGACGAAGTTATTCAGTTTCAGATCAAGTGTTGTCTG GAAAAGAAAGGACTGGGATTATTATAAACCTGTTCTTGACCTTTTATCTAATGAGGACGTGGATGCTCTCAAAGCCAAAGAAGAAAGGAGTGGCTG GCTTGACATAGAAGTCGATGGACAGCGCTATAAAGATGCTTTCACTTGGAAGCCTTATG aTCCGGATTCAGAGGTGGTGATGTTTGCAAAAAAGGACTGTAAAAGACTCGAAGCTTGCCAAAGAACAACTATCCTATACATCAACCTCCTTTTGTATCCTCTGCCTTTGTTGGGCTCTGTTGGTTCTTCCTTCACTTTATCTGATCGTTCGAGGTTCCTTTCTCTCTATATGTCTCCAATTTTCGAgatctgtggatttattttctATATGGTTTCCGCGGCATTTGTCTGTTGTTGCTGGTTTTTTTTATTCAACCATGAATAG
- the LOC108454095 gene encoding chromatin structure-remodeling complex protein BSH-like isoform X1, whose product MKSPASASWKAPLKFRMPTAENLIPIRLDIEVDGQPYKDAFTWNPYDPDSEVVMFAKRTVKDLKLAPGFLPQIVQSIQSQLATFQSYEGQDMYVGDQIIPIKLDLQVNHTVIRDQFLWDLNNFDSDPEEFARTLCKDLGIEDPEVEPAIAFAIREQLYEIAIQNVTTARENRISKKGRRAAEHFTPSKASGAALDLTKLFSFRSSVVWKRKDWDYYKPVLDLLSNEDVDALKAKEERSGWLDIEVDGQRYKDAFTWKPYDPDSEVVMFAKKDCKRLEACQRTTILYINLLLYPLPLLGSVGSSFTLSDRSRFLSLYMSPIFEICGFIFYMVSAAFVCCCWFFLFNHE is encoded by the exons ATGAAATCGCCGGCGTCAGCTTCATGGAAAGCCCCTCTAAAGTTCAGGAT GCCGACAGCTGAAAATTTAATACCCATTAGGCTTGACATAGAAGTCGATGGACAGCCCTATAAAGATGCTTTCACTTGGAACCCTTATG ATCCGGATTCAGAGGTGGTGATGTTTGCAAAAAGGACTGTAAAAGACTTGAAGCTTGCCCCTGGTTTCCTTCCGCAAATTGTTCAATCCATTCAG TCACAGCTTGCCACCTTTCAATCATATGAAGGTCAAGACATGTACGTTGGTGACCAGATCATTCCAATTAAG CTTGATCTTCAAGTCAATCATACAGTTATCAGGGACCAGTTTTTATGG GACTTGAACAACTTTGATAGTGATCCTGAAGAATTTGCTAGAACTCTCTGCAAAGATTTAGGCATTGAAGACCCTGAAGTTGAG CCTGCAATTGCCTTTGCAATTAGGGAGCAACTTTATGAG ATTGCAATTCAAAATGTAACTACAGCAAGGGAGAACAGAATAAGCAAAAAGGGTCGTCGGGCTGCTGAACATTTCACTCCCAG TAAAGCTAGTGGTGCTGCACTGGACTTGACGAAGTTATTCAGTTTCAGATCAAGTGTTGTCTG GAAAAGAAAGGACTGGGATTATTATAAACCTGTTCTTGACCTTTTATCTAATGAGGACGTGGATGCTCTCAAAGCCAAAGAAGAAAGGAGTGGCTG GCTTGACATAGAAGTCGATGGACAGCGCTATAAAGATGCTTTCACTTGGAAGCCTTATG aTCCGGATTCAGAGGTGGTGATGTTTGCAAAAAAGGACTGTAAAAGACTCGAAGCTTGCCAAAGAACAACTATCCTATACATCAACCTCCTTTTGTATCCTCTGCCTTTGTTGGGCTCTGTTGGTTCTTCCTTCACTTTATCTGATCGTTCGAGGTTCCTTTCTCTCTATATGTCTCCAATTTTCGAgatctgtggatttattttctATATGGTTTCCGCGGCATTTGTCTGTTGTTGCTGGTTTTTTTTATTCAACCATGAATAG
- the LOC108454095 gene encoding chromatin structure-remodeling complex protein BSH-like isoform X4 has protein sequence MKSPASASWKAPLKFRMPTAENLIPIRLDIEVDGQPYKDAFTWNPYDPDSEVVMFAKRTVKDLKLAPGFLPQIVQSIQSQLATFQSYEGQDMYVGDQIIPIKLDLQVNHTVIRDQFLWDLNNFDSDPEEFARTLCKDLGIEDPEVEPAIAFAIREQLYEIAIQNVTTARENRISKKGRRAAEHFTPSKASGAALDLTKLFSFRSSVVWKRKDWDYYKPVLDLLSNEDVDALKAKEERSG, from the exons ATGAAATCGCCGGCGTCAGCTTCATGGAAAGCCCCTCTAAAGTTCAGGAT GCCGACAGCTGAAAATTTAATACCCATTAGGCTTGACATAGAAGTCGATGGACAGCCCTATAAAGATGCTTTCACTTGGAACCCTTATG ATCCGGATTCAGAGGTGGTGATGTTTGCAAAAAGGACTGTAAAAGACTTGAAGCTTGCCCCTGGTTTCCTTCCGCAAATTGTTCAATCCATTCAG TCACAGCTTGCCACCTTTCAATCATATGAAGGTCAAGACATGTACGTTGGTGACCAGATCATTCCAATTAAG CTTGATCTTCAAGTCAATCATACAGTTATCAGGGACCAGTTTTTATGG GACTTGAACAACTTTGATAGTGATCCTGAAGAATTTGCTAGAACTCTCTGCAAAGATTTAGGCATTGAAGACCCTGAAGTTGAG CCTGCAATTGCCTTTGCAATTAGGGAGCAACTTTATGAG ATTGCAATTCAAAATGTAACTACAGCAAGGGAGAACAGAATAAGCAAAAAGGGTCGTCGGGCTGCTGAACATTTCACTCCCAG TAAAGCTAGTGGTGCTGCACTGGACTTGACGAAGTTATTCAGTTTCAGATCAAGTGTTGTCTG GAAAAGAAAGGACTGGGATTATTATAAACCTGTTCTTGACCTTTTATCTAATGAGGACGTGGATGCTCTCAAAGCCAAAGAAGAAAGGAGTGGCTG
- the LOC108454095 gene encoding chromatin structure-remodeling complex protein BSH-like isoform X3: MKSPASASWKAPLKFRMPTAENLIPIRLDIEVDGQPYKDAFTWNPYDPDSEVVMFAKRTVKDLKLAPGFLPQIVQSIQSQLATFQSYEGQDMYVGDQIIPIKLDLQVNHTVIRDQFLWDLNNFDSDPEEFARTLCKDLGIEDPEVEPAIAFAIREQLYEIAIQNVTTARENRISKKGRRAAEHFTPSKASGAALDLTKLFSFRSSVVWKRKDWDYYKPVLDLLSNEDVDALKAKEERSGWEGKLVLCESI, encoded by the exons ATGAAATCGCCGGCGTCAGCTTCATGGAAAGCCCCTCTAAAGTTCAGGAT GCCGACAGCTGAAAATTTAATACCCATTAGGCTTGACATAGAAGTCGATGGACAGCCCTATAAAGATGCTTTCACTTGGAACCCTTATG ATCCGGATTCAGAGGTGGTGATGTTTGCAAAAAGGACTGTAAAAGACTTGAAGCTTGCCCCTGGTTTCCTTCCGCAAATTGTTCAATCCATTCAG TCACAGCTTGCCACCTTTCAATCATATGAAGGTCAAGACATGTACGTTGGTGACCAGATCATTCCAATTAAG CTTGATCTTCAAGTCAATCATACAGTTATCAGGGACCAGTTTTTATGG GACTTGAACAACTTTGATAGTGATCCTGAAGAATTTGCTAGAACTCTCTGCAAAGATTTAGGCATTGAAGACCCTGAAGTTGAG CCTGCAATTGCCTTTGCAATTAGGGAGCAACTTTATGAG ATTGCAATTCAAAATGTAACTACAGCAAGGGAGAACAGAATAAGCAAAAAGGGTCGTCGGGCTGCTGAACATTTCACTCCCAG TAAAGCTAGTGGTGCTGCACTGGACTTGACGAAGTTATTCAGTTTCAGATCAAGTGTTGTCTG GAAAAGAAAGGACTGGGATTATTATAAACCTGTTCTTGACCTTTTATCTAATGAGGACGTGGATGCTCTCAAAGCCAAAGAAGAAAGGAGTGGCTG GGAGGGAAAGTTAGTGTTATGTGAATCAATATGA